In one Alistipes sp. ZOR0009 genomic region, the following are encoded:
- a CDS encoding TonB-dependent receptor domain-containing protein: MRISIKRLLLTLAVAMITTFAFGQGATTSAFNGKIYDAKGVSLPGATVQFTHLPTGTKYGTVTNANGAYFVPNVKSGGPYLLTVTFVGFSEFQKNDIQAELGENVQVNASLSDKDVKIQEVVITGTLNKVFNSSRTGASTNVSTKDMTSMPTISRSVADFAKLSPQVSTSNNGISIAGTNNRYNNFQIDGTVNNDVFGLSSSGTNGGQAGTTPISVDAIEEISIVVAPFDVRQSGFTGGGINAITKGGTNMIKGTAYILGNNESLVGKYSVAQKKDVKVGNYDDKTYGVSIGGPIIKNKLFLFVNGEFSKKSVPSSFNIDGGSLISKAQAQSVLEELEKKGIMGHGGYSSFNTNTESKKLFTRLDYNISEKHKLVLRYNYVDAFDDKLSRSDKSLTFNNGGYKFNNKTHGLVAELNSRFNPILSNEFRFGYTRIRDSRVGMGGRIPNITIENYTSGDGLKFYAGSEPFSTANSLNQDIYTLTDNFNVFLGKHTFTIGTHNELYKFKNIFIRDNTGSYVFSTFNDFVNLKAKSYNYSFADPNTTNGDKSWGPTFTAMQLGFYAQDEFKPYDNLKLTLGVRADIPIFMDKPSLNARFDTLSVAVANGVSTNKLPKSRVLWSPRFGFNWDVFSDKTTQVRGGAGVFTGRVPFVWVSNQFSNTGNEYVRVSYGGSSPFPSDFAFNSDAEQQYYPAAALTDPKFKSSEVDVTSRDFRYPQVFRLSLGVDQKLPYDIQFTGDVLYSKTLNNILYKNIKYTETSTTIKEGGLSERVLYTQAYPSSISNFTDIILLDNTNKGYSYTISGQLSKKFNFGLNTMVAYTYGKSKSVNDGTSSQALSNWKYNYVYTKSNSPELSYSQFDVRNRVIASVGYTHNWGKITSTTVSLFYTGFSGNPYSLNYGYSSNVSGVVRANASINGDFQTGNDQMYIPTDAEIDAMKANNQFQAIGTSVTVDAMVDAYKKFLATDDYTKNNRGKYAERNGARTPWENRIDLHLAQDFYFTIAQKKQTIQVTFDVLNFANMLNKDWGVSYVTNYNVPTISFVGFRPTTTGGSTPDYTKPVFQFNPTAFKTNQTYTQHDFFSRWRGQIGIRYIF; this comes from the coding sequence ATGAGAATTTCAATCAAAAGGCTACTGCTTACCTTAGCAGTCGCGATGATCACGACGTTTGCCTTTGGGCAGGGGGCCACTACGTCAGCCTTTAATGGGAAAATTTATGATGCGAAAGGAGTTTCCCTTCCAGGAGCAACAGTTCAGTTTACTCACCTTCCAACAGGAACCAAGTATGGTACAGTTACCAACGCCAATGGGGCTTATTTTGTGCCAAACGTTAAGTCGGGTGGCCCTTACTTGTTGACCGTAACTTTTGTTGGTTTTAGCGAATTTCAAAAAAATGACATTCAAGCAGAATTAGGCGAAAATGTGCAGGTTAATGCAAGTTTATCCGATAAGGATGTCAAAATTCAAGAGGTAGTAATCACAGGAACACTGAATAAGGTATTTAATTCGTCAAGAACAGGAGCGTCTACTAATGTTTCCACTAAGGACATGACCTCGATGCCTACTATTTCTCGTTCAGTTGCGGATTTTGCTAAACTTTCTCCTCAGGTATCTACATCAAATAACGGAATTTCAATAGCAGGTACTAACAATCGCTATAACAATTTCCAAATTGACGGAACTGTTAATAATGACGTTTTTGGTCTTTCAAGTTCAGGAACTAATGGAGGACAGGCCGGAACTACCCCTATTTCAGTAGATGCAATTGAAGAGATAAGCATCGTTGTTGCTCCATTTGATGTTCGTCAAAGTGGATTTACAGGAGGAGGTATTAATGCAATTACTAAAGGCGGAACTAATATGATAAAGGGAACTGCCTATATTCTTGGAAACAACGAGTCTCTTGTAGGTAAGTATAGTGTTGCTCAAAAGAAAGATGTGAAAGTTGGTAACTACGATGACAAAACCTACGGTGTAAGCATTGGCGGTCCAATAATTAAGAATAAGCTTTTCTTATTTGTTAATGGTGAATTTTCAAAAAAGTCGGTTCCTTCATCGTTTAACATTGATGGTGGATCATTAATTTCGAAGGCACAGGCACAGTCTGTTCTTGAAGAATTAGAGAAAAAGGGAATTATGGGCCATGGAGGTTATTCTTCTTTCAATACTAATACCGAATCAAAAAAACTGTTTACTCGTTTAGATTACAACATTTCTGAAAAGCATAAGCTTGTTTTAAGGTACAACTATGTTGATGCATTTGATGATAAGCTAAGTAGAAGCGACAAGAGTTTGACTTTCAATAATGGTGGATATAAGTTTAATAATAAAACCCATGGTTTGGTTGCGGAATTAAACTCTAGATTCAACCCTATTTTATCGAACGAATTTCGATTTGGGTATACGCGAATTAGAGATTCACGAGTTGGGATGGGCGGTCGAATTCCAAATATTACCATTGAAAATTATACATCAGGAGATGGGTTAAAGTTTTATGCAGGTTCTGAGCCATTTTCTACCGCCAACTCTTTAAATCAGGATATTTATACCCTAACGGATAACTTTAATGTTTTCTTAGGAAAGCATACCTTTACTATAGGTACGCATAACGAGCTGTATAAGTTCAAGAATATATTCATAAGAGATAACACTGGATCGTATGTGTTTTCAACATTTAATGATTTTGTAAACCTTAAGGCGAAGAGTTACAACTACTCATTTGCAGATCCTAATACTACAAATGGTGATAAAAGTTGGGGACCAACTTTCACCGCAATGCAGCTGGGCTTTTACGCACAAGATGAATTTAAGCCTTATGATAACTTAAAGTTAACGCTAGGTGTTCGTGCTGATATTCCAATATTTATGGATAAACCATCTTTGAACGCCCGCTTTGACACGCTTAGCGTTGCTGTTGCCAATGGTGTTAGCACTAATAAGTTACCAAAGTCAAGAGTTTTATGGTCTCCTCGATTTGGATTTAATTGGGATGTATTCAGTGACAAGACGACTCAGGTTAGAGGTGGTGCAGGCGTATTTACCGGAAGAGTTCCATTTGTATGGGTGTCAAATCAATTCTCGAATACAGGAAACGAATACGTTCGTGTTAGCTACGGTGGATCTAGCCCATTTCCTTCTGATTTCGCATTTAATAGCGATGCAGAGCAGCAGTATTATCCAGCAGCAGCTTTGACAGATCCAAAATTTAAATCTTCAGAAGTTGATGTTACTAGTAGAGATTTCCGCTATCCACAGGTATTTAGATTAAGCTTAGGTGTTGACCAAAAGCTACCTTATGACATTCAATTTACTGGAGATGTATTGTATTCAAAGACTTTGAATAATATTCTCTATAAAAATATTAAGTATACCGAAACTTCTACTACTATTAAAGAAGGTGGTTTAAGCGAACGTGTGCTCTATACTCAAGCGTATCCTTCGTCTATCTCTAACTTTACAGATATTATCTTGCTTGATAATACAAACAAGGGCTATTCGTATACAATTTCAGGTCAGCTATCTAAAAAATTCAACTTCGGTTTGAATACTATGGTTGCTTACACCTACGGAAAATCTAAATCGGTAAACGACGGAACATCAAGTCAGGCATTGTCAAACTGGAAATATAACTATGTATACACCAAATCGAATAGTCCAGAGTTGAGCTATTCTCAATTTGATGTGCGTAATAGGGTAATTGCAAGTGTTGGTTATACCCACAACTGGGGTAAAATAACATCAACTACAGTTTCATTATTCTATACAGGTTTTTCAGGAAATCCTTACTCATTAAACTACGGCTACTCAAGCAACGTTTCTGGAGTAGTTCGTGCAAATGCAAGTATCAACGGAGACTTCCAAACAGGGAACGATCAGATGTATATCCCTACAGATGCTGAAATCGATGCGATGAAGGCGAATAATCAGTTCCAAGCGATAGGTACTAGTGTTACTGTTGATGCAATGGTAGATGCTTATAAGAAGTTTTTGGCAACTGATGATTACACCAAAAACAATAGAGGTAAGTATGCTGAAAGAAATGGAGCGCGTACTCCTTGGGAAAATAGAATCGATTTGCATCTTGCTCAAGATTTCTACTTCACAATTGCCCAAAAAAAGCAAACCATTCAGGTTACTTTTGACGTTCTTAACTTTGCAAATATGCTAAATAAAGACTGGGGAGTATCTTATGTTACCAACTATAATGTACCAACGATTAGTTTCGTAGGATTTAGACCGACTACAACAGGAGGATCAACACCAGATTATACTAAACCTGTATTCCAGTTTAATCCAACTGCATTTAAAACTAACCAGACTTATACCCAACATGATTTCTTTTCTCGTTGGAGAGGTCAAATTGGTATCCGTTACATCTTCTAG
- a CDS encoding 3-deoxy-D-manno-octulosonic acid transferase translates to MIVIYNLLLRIYYILVLIASASNGKAKKWIDGRRRLFMRLREDIPADASIVWFHCASLGEFEQGRPVIEAYKKEHPSVKILLTFFSPSGYEVRKNYDGADFVYYLPLDTYFNAKRFISIVRPQAAIFVKYEFWYHYLQALHKNSIPTYVISAIFRPNQIFFKWYGGMFRRILKTYRQIFVQNQQSCDLLKSINVTNVTISGDTRFDRVAAIAKGVKELPIVESFANGHFTIVAGSTWPDDETILAKYVAENPSLKMVIAPHEIGESHIQDILAKLEGVKVERYTQTSAEKAADAQVLLVDTIGILSSVYHYGKIAYIGGGFGVGIHNTLEAATFGMPILFGPNYHKFQEAKDLIEDKAAFSIESYEQLREKFNDLVIDENVLKTSSEQAKLYVLSKVGATESILGGMK, encoded by the coding sequence ATGATTGTAATTTACAACCTGCTGCTGCGAATTTATTACATTTTGGTATTGATCGCCTCGGCATCCAATGGTAAGGCCAAGAAGTGGATAGATGGTAGGCGAAGGTTGTTTATGCGATTGAGGGAGGATATTCCTGCCGACGCCAGTATCGTTTGGTTTCATTGTGCGTCGTTAGGGGAGTTCGAGCAGGGGCGTCCGGTGATAGAGGCCTACAAGAAGGAGCATCCTTCGGTAAAAATTCTTCTGACATTCTTCTCCCCATCGGGCTACGAGGTTCGAAAAAATTACGACGGTGCCGATTTTGTTTACTACCTTCCTTTAGACACCTACTTCAACGCTAAGCGCTTCATCAGCATCGTTCGTCCCCAAGCAGCCATCTTTGTCAAGTACGAGTTCTGGTACCACTACCTTCAAGCCCTCCACAAAAACAGCATACCTACCTACGTTATATCGGCCATCTTTCGTCCCAACCAAATATTTTTCAAGTGGTATGGCGGAATGTTTCGTCGGATACTTAAAACGTACCGCCAGATATTTGTGCAAAACCAGCAGTCGTGCGATTTGCTGAAGTCGATCAACGTTACCAACGTTACCATCTCGGGAGATACCCGCTTTGATAGGGTTGCCGCCATTGCAAAGGGCGTAAAGGAGCTTCCTATTGTAGAAAGCTTTGCCAACGGGCACTTTACTATTGTTGCTGGGAGTACTTGGCCCGACGATGAGACCATTTTGGCAAAGTACGTGGCCGAGAATCCCTCGTTAAAGATGGTGATTGCGCCCCACGAGATTGGCGAGAGCCACATCCAGGATATACTGGCTAAGCTCGAAGGGGTAAAAGTAGAGCGCTATACCCAAACGTCAGCAGAAAAGGCAGCAGACGCTCAAGTGCTGCTGGTTGATACCATTGGAATTCTGTCTTCGGTGTACCACTACGGAAAAATCGCCTACATAGGTGGTGGTTTTGGTGTTGGAATTCACAATACGCTCGAAGCAGCCACTTTTGGCATGCCTATTCTGTTTGGACCAAACTACCATAAATTTCAAGAGGCAAAGGATTTAATTGAAGATAAAGCCGCTTTCTCGATAGAAAGCTATGAACAGTTAAGGGAAAAGTTTAACGACTTAGTGATTGATGAGAACGTGTTGAAAACTAGTTCAGAACAGGCTAAATTATATGTTTTATCAAAAGTTGGTGCTACCGAAAGTATTCTTGGGGGAATGAAATAG
- a CDS encoding prolyl-tRNA synthetase associated domain-containing protein, with protein MNGSPELYKILELLNIGFEYHEHPEAPTIEIAMQYWDGLDSTHCKNLFFRNHKGNKHYLVLLECSQALDIHDLEKRLKQGKISFASPERMAKYLGVKPGSVTPFGLINDKDRHVHVFIDQNLQNAERLSFHPLVNTASLIIKKDDLVRFLEHQGNSYEFIEMY; from the coding sequence ATGAATGGAAGTCCAGAACTTTATAAGATTTTAGAGCTGCTAAACATCGGCTTTGAGTATCACGAGCACCCCGAGGCACCAACCATCGAAATTGCCATGCAGTACTGGGATGGCCTTGACTCCACCCACTGTAAAAACCTCTTCTTCCGAAACCACAAAGGAAACAAGCACTACCTCGTTTTGCTGGAGTGCTCGCAGGCGCTGGATATTCACGATTTGGAAAAGCGCCTGAAGCAGGGAAAAATAAGCTTCGCGTCGCCAGAAAGAATGGCTAAATACCTCGGCGTAAAACCCGGATCGGTAACGCCATTCGGTCTTATCAACGATAAGGATAGGCACGTGCACGTCTTTATCGACCAGAACCTACAGAACGCCGAAAGGCTCAGCTTTCATCCTCTTGTAAATACCGCTTCGCTCATCATTAAAAAAGACGATCTGGTTCGTTTTTTGGAGCACCAAGGAAATTCCTACGAGTTTATAGAGATGTACTAG
- a CDS encoding Gfo/Idh/MocA family protein translates to MFEFPEPARSVHQHDVIKLACEPIETVRIAFIGLGKRGKESFNHYLHIPNVQVVAVCDVNQSNLAFAVNLLSEHGLPAACTYSQPDDWKAVCERTDVDLVYVCTHWLLHTPIAVYAMQQGKHVALEVPAALTVADCWALVDAAELTRRHCLMLENCCYGRFELAVLNMVQQNVLGEVVHCEGAYIHDLRGLDFETKPDYLATWKMHGNPYPTHGLGPLCQILNIHRGDRLEMLVSMSSGQFCAPSAATFEKGEAVLGNMNTSIIRTNQGKTIVLQHDISSPRPYSRSYLVSGTKGFADRRAAPGIALEEASCTYLPDSEMEKFLQKYDHPFYGELGEQAVRVGAHGGMDFIMDYRLIHCLRNGLPLDMDVYDAAEWSCMVELTRQSVLLGSVPVKIPDFTRGAWRKLDGLAFAR, encoded by the coding sequence ATGTTTGAATTCCCAGAGCCAGCGCGCAGCGTCCATCAACACGATGTGATTAAGCTGGCGTGCGAACCCATTGAGACGGTTAGAATTGCCTTTATTGGGCTAGGAAAAAGGGGAAAGGAATCGTTTAACCACTACTTGCATATTCCCAACGTGCAGGTGGTAGCCGTGTGCGATGTTAATCAGTCCAACTTGGCTTTTGCGGTCAACCTACTTAGCGAGCATGGCCTTCCGGCCGCTTGCACCTACAGTCAGCCCGATGATTGGAAGGCGGTATGCGAGCGTACGGATGTCGATTTGGTTTACGTTTGCACGCACTGGCTGCTCCATACCCCTATTGCCGTTTATGCCATGCAGCAGGGAAAGCACGTGGCGCTCGAAGTTCCTGCCGCGCTTACCGTGGCCGACTGCTGGGCGCTTGTTGATGCTGCAGAGCTTACCAGAAGGCACTGCCTTATGCTCGAAAACTGCTGCTACGGCAGGTTTGAGCTGGCGGTGCTCAACATGGTGCAGCAAAACGTGCTTGGCGAGGTTGTTCATTGCGAGGGAGCTTACATCCACGACCTCCGAGGCTTAGATTTTGAGACCAAACCCGACTATTTGGCTACTTGGAAAATGCACGGAAACCCATATCCAACTCATGGTTTGGGACCGCTGTGCCAAATCCTGAATATTCATCGTGGCGATAGGCTGGAGATGCTCGTATCCATGTCTAGCGGACAGTTTTGCGCCCCAAGTGCAGCCACATTTGAGAAGGGGGAAGCGGTTTTGGGTAATATGAACACCTCCATAATACGTACAAACCAAGGTAAGACAATTGTGCTGCAGCACGACATTAGCAGCCCGCGTCCCTACTCGCGGAGCTACCTGGTTAGCGGAACAAAAGGCTTTGCCGATAGGCGTGCAGCACCGGGTATTGCGCTGGAGGAGGCGTCCTGTACCTATCTACCCGATTCGGAAATGGAAAAGTTTCTACAAAAGTACGATCATCCTTTTTATGGGGAGCTGGGCGAGCAGGCCGTCAGGGTAGGTGCGCATGGCGGGATGGATTTTATAATGGATTACCGCCTAATTCACTGTCTCCGAAATGGGCTGCCGCTTGATATGGACGTGTACGATGCCGCCGAGTGGTCGTGCATGGTGGAGCTAACGCGCCAGTCGGTGCTGCTGGGATCGGTACCAGTAAAAATCCCCGATTTTACTCGGGGAGCGTGGCGTAAGCTGGATGGACTAGCGTTTGCTAGGTAG
- a CDS encoding 3-oxoacyl-ACP synthase III family protein, translated as MSKIYSVIAGTGSYIPSNRVANEDFIGNSFYGSDGKLLDSSNRNIIDKFLEITTIEERRYVTDNLKASDIAHLAALDAIESSGVDRETLDYIIVAHNFGDVAAGSNRVDMVPSLGARVKHLLKIKNPNTVAYDIIFGCPGWVQAVIQADYFIKSGDAKRVLVVGVDVLSRVSDPHDRDSMLYADGAGATIFEGKESDTPIGILAHKTRTDSLLYSQMLHVGPSYNPELKEGGDTFIKMNGRRLYQYALDTVPTTVKECIEKSNTPFSDIKKVLIHQANGKMDDAILKRLFTLYGIDEVPEDIMPMTIAKLGNSSVATVPTLLDLILKSRMEGHAIEKGDTVVLASVGAGMSINAVVYKM; from the coding sequence ATGAGCAAAATTTACAGCGTAATTGCAGGAACTGGGAGCTATATCCCATCCAATCGCGTGGCAAACGAAGATTTTATTGGCAACTCCTTCTACGGAAGTGACGGGAAGTTACTTGATAGTTCGAATCGCAATATTATCGACAAGTTTTTAGAGATTACGACCATCGAAGAGCGCAGGTACGTAACCGATAACCTCAAGGCATCGGATATTGCCCACCTAGCCGCGCTTGATGCCATCGAGTCGTCGGGAGTAGACCGAGAAACGCTCGACTACATTATTGTAGCCCACAACTTTGGTGATGTGGCCGCTGGCAGTAATCGGGTTGATATGGTACCAAGTCTTGGCGCCCGCGTAAAGCACCTCCTTAAAATAAAAAATCCAAATACGGTTGCCTACGATATCATCTTTGGATGTCCAGGCTGGGTTCAAGCGGTCATACAAGCCGACTACTTCATCAAATCGGGCGACGCCAAGCGCGTGCTTGTTGTTGGCGTAGATGTGCTATCGCGCGTTAGCGATCCGCACGATAGGGATAGCATGCTGTATGCCGATGGCGCTGGAGCCACCATCTTTGAGGGAAAAGAAAGCGATACTCCTATCGGAATTCTTGCCCACAAAACCCGCACCGATTCGCTCCTCTACTCGCAGATGCTACATGTTGGCCCATCGTACAATCCCGAGCTAAAGGAAGGAGGCGATACGTTTATAAAAATGAATGGCCGTCGCCTGTACCAGTACGCCCTAGATACGGTTCCGACAACCGTAAAGGAGTGCATCGAAAAGAGCAACACCCCATTTAGCGACATTAAGAAGGTGCTCATACACCAGGCCAATGGAAAGATGGACGATGCGATCCTTAAAAGGCTTTTCACCCTGTACGGAATTGATGAGGTTCCCGAAGATATAATGCCGATGACCATTGCCAAGCTCGGCAACTCGTCGGTTGCCACCGTACCAACGCTACTCGACCTTATCCTGAAATCGAGAATGGAGGGACATGCCATCGAAAAGGGCGATACCGTTGTTCTAGCTTCGGTTGGAGCCGGAATGAGCATCAACGCGGTGGTTTACAAAATGTAA
- a CDS encoding acyl-[acyl-carrier-protein] thioesterase — MELTEQQLTLFTSYNTTSADTDMESRLRLGGIVNFLIQSAISSADNLGFGFSNLRELQLFWVLRNLTVEIYRPIKWSEVVEVETWPKNIEGVLYLRDFVVRDSEKQVVARATSGWLAIDFATKRPKRFNSEQMLYFTKLKEKNALPYAPIKLSAAACELSQQGIVTPTFFDIDLNRHVTSTRYIDWMVDTLPTDFLLTAYPAKLTINYLKETMLGDTVAICRGKADDGSFAFEGINQASGATAFRGLVEYR; from the coding sequence ATGGAGCTAACAGAACAGCAGCTAACGCTTTTTACCTCATACAATACCACATCGGCCGATACCGACATGGAGTCGCGCCTACGGTTGGGCGGTATTGTCAACTTTTTGATCCAATCGGCCATATCGTCGGCCGATAACCTCGGTTTTGGCTTTAGCAACCTGCGCGAGCTGCAGCTCTTTTGGGTGCTGCGCAACCTTACCGTCGAAATTTACCGCCCCATAAAGTGGAGCGAGGTGGTAGAGGTGGAAACTTGGCCCAAAAACATAGAGGGAGTACTCTACCTCCGCGATTTTGTGGTACGCGACTCGGAAAAACAGGTGGTAGCAAGAGCAACCTCCGGATGGCTAGCCATCGATTTTGCCACCAAGCGCCCCAAGCGCTTCAACAGCGAGCAGATGCTCTACTTTACCAAGCTAAAGGAGAAGAATGCGCTGCCCTACGCCCCCATTAAGCTATCGGCGGCAGCCTGCGAGCTATCGCAGCAGGGCATTGTTACCCCAACCTTCTTCGATATCGACCTCAACCGCCACGTAACCTCCACCCGGTATATCGATTGGATGGTGGATACGCTACCTACCGACTTCCTGCTGACCGCCTACCCCGCCAAGCTAACCATCAACTACCTAAAGGAGACAATGCTGGGTGATACGGTTGCCATTTGCAGGGGCAAAGCAGACGATGGCTCCTTCGCCTTTGAGGGAATCAACCAAGCAAGCGGCGCTACAGCCTTCCGCGGGCTGGTGGAGTACCGCTAA
- a CDS encoding histidinol-phosphatase, whose translation MKSMLVDLHSHTTFSDGHSSHTEMYQAAQDKGIAIYGITDHLCFHDNFWTTPKHRFPEMRNIFREMKLHANGTKLLFGMEVDYVLGCEQEVVRLKEENQWDYIIGSVHYIGDWNIDSNAEDWVGKDVNATYAQYYNLLEKMVESRLYHIVGHFDLPKKYGFHATEDFTPKVEAIGRKIKEANMAYEINTAGRIKVCNELYPTPSIVRQLFELGVDVTLGSDAHHRDNVGQFFDEALSLLHEVGYRRVCYFEKGEKRYLDI comes from the coding sequence ATGAAGAGCATGCTAGTAGATTTACACTCCCATACGACTTTTTCCGATGGGCACAGCAGCCATACCGAGATGTACCAGGCTGCCCAGGATAAAGGAATCGCCATCTACGGAATTACCGACCACCTCTGCTTTCACGACAACTTCTGGACCACCCCCAAGCACCGATTCCCCGAGATGAGGAACATTTTTCGGGAGATGAAGCTGCACGCCAACGGCACTAAGCTGCTTTTTGGAATGGAGGTAGACTACGTGCTGGGCTGCGAGCAGGAGGTTGTTCGCCTAAAGGAGGAAAATCAGTGGGACTACATAATCGGGTCGGTGCATTACATTGGCGATTGGAATATCGACAGCAACGCCGAAGATTGGGTGGGAAAGGATGTGAATGCCACCTACGCTCAGTACTACAATTTGCTCGAAAAAATGGTGGAAAGCCGCCTTTACCATATTGTAGGGCACTTCGATTTGCCCAAGAAGTACGGTTTTCATGCTACGGAGGATTTTACACCCAAGGTGGAGGCCATTGGTAGAAAGATAAAGGAGGCCAATATGGCCTACGAGATAAACACCGCAGGCAGGATAAAGGTGTGCAACGAGCTATATCCGACCCCAAGCATCGTTAGGCAGCTTTTTGAGTTGGGGGTAGACGTTACCTTAGGCTCCGATGCGCACCATCGCGATAACGTGGGGCAGTTTTTCGACGAGGCGCTTAGCTTGCTGCACGAGGTGGGCTACCGGCGAGTTTGCTACTTCGAAAAAGGGGAGAAGCGGTACCTTGATATTTAG